AGCATCAACTTCACAATTTCATGAAGATTATGTAGCTTTTCTGACGGCAGAgtatccatttcaaaatcacacTTACCTTGATTGTATTCCTCCATTAGCCTGTCAATGATATTCAAACTATCCTGTTGAAGTGCATTTATACAAGTCGTAAGTTGTTGCATCATTCCAGAATAAATATCATTACTGGGCCTTAGTAGTGAATCCATTTCAATAACTACTGAATTTTCACCGCGGAGTCCAACTCCAAAATACTCATTTTCCGGTACGGAATTTGTGGAAGATAACGAAGAACGTATAATAATAAGAGAATAGCTGAAACCTGCTCCAACAATGACTAATTGCAGTTTAATCTTCATGAGTTGCATAATTAGACATCCAAGGAAAAAGTAAAGAAGATCCACTTCGATTCCACACTGAGATTGCCTTGACAAGCTCATTGACATGATAGCAAAGGCGGCACATGAAATCAAGCTATATGCATCTGGTTTTCCATTCACCactttatcaaagaaaaatgaatagaCAGAGGTGATTGTCAATACTAAAAAAGCTGTATGAGCTTTGAACCGAAGACTTCTAGAGTTTTTCCATATAT
Above is a genomic segment from Medicago truncatula cultivar Jemalong A17 chromosome 5, MtrunA17r5.0-ANR, whole genome shotgun sequence containing:
- the LOC11426486 gene encoding uncharacterized protein produces the protein MIPVIIRIRMCLLQTKVWRFVGFASAAVGLLCYALSTSFNHLFGNWNLLKIFLYTLFSFIMILYANIWKNSRSLRFKAHTAFLVLTITSVYSFFFDKVVNGKPDAYSLISCAAFAIMSMSLSRQSQCGIEVDLLYFFLGCLIMQLMKIKLQLVIVGAGFSYSLIIIRSSLSSTNSVPENEYFGVGLRGENSVVIEMDSLLRPSNDIYSGMMQQLTTCINALQQDSLNIIDRLMEEYNQGKCDFEMDTLPSEKLHNLHEIVKLMLCAGYEKECSAVYISWRKVLLQKGLLNKIFVLPEAKINTERERERYLDTMFQRWMTASDIATTVLFPIEQKFCDLVFSGFSSATSHCFIEICQEATFQLLNFADVTLLQ